A stretch of DNA from Pseudopipra pipra isolate bDixPip1 chromosome 1, bDixPip1.hap1, whole genome shotgun sequence:
gggcctgtagtttcctgggtcctccttccagccctttttgtggatgggcttgacatttgccaacttccgATCATCTGtgacctccccagtgagccaggactgttggtagatgatggagaggggcttggtgagctcttctgccagctccctcatcacccttgggcagatcccatctggtcccatagacttgtggggatccaagtggctcagcaggttgcaaactgtttcctcctggattacaggggggctattcagattcttatctctttctacaagctccagaagccagctgtcctcaggacaacctgtcttactgttgaaaatggaggtaaagaaggtgttaaatacctcagccttttcctcatctttgataactatattCCTGCCCATGTCCAATAAaaaatggaggttttccttgcccctccttttgctattgatgtatctgtagaaggactttttgttatccttcacagaAGTGGTGAAATTAAGTTCAAGTTGTGCcttcatctctctaattttctttctacatgacctaactatattcctaaacaCTTCCCAAGTAGCTAGCTCTTTTTTCCATAATCGGTAGGCTCTCTTTTTtaccctaatttccttcaaaatctccctgttcagccaggccgGTCGTCTTCCCCACCGGCTTGCCTTTTGGCACACTGAgacagcctgttcctgtgctttcAAGACTTCCTTATTAAAGCATGtgcatccctcctggacccctttgttttccagGGCTGTTTCCCAAGATACTCTCTGAACTAGTCTTCTGAATAGGCCGAAATCTGCCCTGTGGAAGTTCAGCAtagaggttttattgatggccctccttgcatccctgagtattgaaaactctattataatttcatggtcactgtgccccagatggcctccaaccaccacatctcccaccagcccctctctgtttgtgaacaggAGGTCTAGCGGGGCCCCACCCatggtaggctcatttaccagttggAGCAGGACATTATCCTCTGtacactctaggaatctcctagactgcctcttctccgCTGTctggagttcccagcagacatccagCTGGTTAAAGTCACCCATGAGAACAAGGCTGGCGATTTTGAGACATccgccagctgcttgtagaataattcatcaccctcatcatcctggttgggtggtctgtaacagactcccaccaggatgtcagccttgttggccttccccctgattgtgatccacaggcactcaaccttattgttactgacttcaagttacacagagtcaagagactctaACGTATAGAGCCAcctctccacctctcctaccttgtctgtcccttctgaagagcttgtagccatcCATGGCAGCGCTCCAGTCATGCAagtcatcccaccacatttCCGTGATGGCAACTATATCATAGCTTTCCTGCTTCACGAttgcttccagctcctcttgtttgttacctATGCtgcgtgcattggtgtacatgcacttcagctgggctgctgatttcactCTTAACTCGGGATTTCCACCCTCTGGAAATCCAATGGGTGGATTTCCTCTCTGGACCCAATGGGCTACACTCAAGGCTGACAAGAGAACCAGCTACCACCCTTGCAAGGCCACTTTCTATCCCCTTTGAATGGTCATGGAGATGAAGGGAGATTCCCAGCAACTGAAGAAAGACAAATGTTGCAACCATCTTCAAATGCTGCCACAAGGACAAAAGGTCAGATTCTCTTTATTCCCTAGGAAAATAATGGGACGAGTCCTCTTGGAAGGTGTTTCTGAGAACCTGGGAGATAAAAAGATGACTGGAAACAGTCAGCATGGACTTACCAAGTGTAAATCATGCCTGAGCAACTTGGTGGTCTTCTTTGACAAAATTACTAGATTAGTGGACAAGGGGAGAGTAGtcatctgctttttaaattagAGAATAAATCAGATGTTGAAGTTTTAATCATAGTCCTTCATGGGGCTGAGGGAAAAATCTATGTGGTCCTTCCTTTGGAACATAAAGGACATAGACATTAGGAGAATCCTTCAGATTCAATACctgttcaagaaaaaaaacaaccaactaAAAGATAACACCATTTCTTCCAACGTGTATGTTTTATTTGTTGAACGTTTTTTAAAACCTGAGAGGGTTAACTTAGAAAAACACTGGTGTATTTTGAGTTGAACAAAGTCATATACCGACTGTAACTATGTATTTACAAGGTCTACTGGACATCtgcaaagacagaagaaaattcaaGGATGTGAAATGGGTGACTGGATAGAGACTTGGCTTAGAAAACCCTTTGGCAAACAAAGCCCATTTGACTCAGGTTATAAGAACAGATGCCGAGTAAGTATCTTATCATAACTCTGGAAAAGGTCCAATAGGGAGAAGACTCACAATGCCACCTTGACTAAGACAGCATTAATGATGTGAGCAAAGCCACCAAGTGCTTGACCTTCCCTGTGAGCACTAAGCAAAATTTTCAacaattagaaaaatataacaaattTTTCTAGTATACAGGAATGGTGGGACAAAACAGTTTGAACACTGTGTGTAATACAGAAACCAAAGAACATTGATCTCCAGTAGCTTCCCTACTTTATGTTGTTTCAAATTGTTCTCCCTGGCAAACTCCCTGACAAACTAgtttcccagcactgcacaaTGTGGATTCAGTTTACCTAGTCAATAATTTTGTAGGTAATTTTTCCAAAACAAGCAACACATTCTTTAATTACAAAATGCAATcagaatatttatattaaaagcaTAGGGATAGAAAACCAGGCAACTCAAATACTTTCCCATTTTGGGCCTACCTTCAGTTTATCTGTTTAACAGATGTTTAGTGCACCAGCTATTCTATAAATGTtttaactctgtgtgtgtgtttggattttttaagcCTCACAGaaaagattctgtgattctgtgaaaaactgcacaaaatCTATACCAGCACCTTAGCTCGTGACAGTAAAAACAGCTGTGCTGAATCAATGACCTCCTCCTGAAGCTGTATCTCTGTTAGAAATCAGGCTCACAATCCAGAACACTATCCATGTGAAGCAAGAAAGCATAAAGAGGATGAATGTTGAAAGATAATCATCCACCAGTGTGAAAACTATCAAGAGAAGTCTTCAGTTCCAGACCTCTGAATAGAATGACATTTTAGCTCTTCAAAGCCATCAACTTTTGTGCTATGATTAAGCTGCTTATATGCATTTGAATTGTGCTTGCAAAGGAGTACTGTGCTGTTGCAATACTTCTACAgccattttcaaattaattttaaaactatttaaatgGATTACTGCTCTTCACTGTTCTGTGCATCAGATTTCTCTTCCcatattttatacatttatatctatgcatatacacacacaaagaggaagaaaattacataaaaggagagaaaaaaatttaactaGTGACTCTCACTTACCCATCCATGAAAGCCTTCTAGGTGAGTTGCAACACTCAACACAAGGTAAGAAGGTTTGGCACATGGAATGGGTTGTAATCAAGCTCCATTGCCTTCTCCAACACACCTACCCACTCCCTTCAGCACTGCACATTCAACTGCTTTATTTGTTAACAGCTGCTTAAGACACCTCTGTGTCTTTCAGACCTCTGTAAATCCTATTCTCAAGCATTGAATACAGCCCTCACTCACtgataaaaaaatccagtttgaTAGTTGTTCTGTGGCAGAGAAAATCCATATAATGTCACAGTAATAGGGCACAAAGACTGATCTAGTATAAAAATCACTCTGTCGGATCAAATTTGTTCCAGACATTTTGATGGAATACCTTTGCACTTGCAAAGCTTCACACTGGAGAGGCTATTGTCTATTCTCGCACAGACAGCCAAAATGATAAATCCAGCATGAACTTAGCATTGCTTGCTCTGCTAATTCAACAGGAATGTGATCATGCACCCAAGCCTGGCCTATCTTTCAGGCCATCAAATACTGCACAGATCTGGCACTAAATATCATTTCAGCATGACCAAAGAGAGTGTCAGGACAAAAGACAGTATGGGTGAAAAGACTAACAACCATTTATGTCTGCGACAATTTTGATAACCAATCTCAAAATTCCATTTCCATGCAAAATTTCATTCTCTGAAAATCATTCAGAATAACTAACTTACATGTACTGTGTCCTGCAACACCAGGCATGAActatattaaaataagaaaaggacAGATATGGTAGATTAGGCAGTCCACTCTCTTGCATATTGCTCACTGTGGGAATTCTAATAACTACAGGGCACTATCTTGTATTCATAATAgtttataaaatgaaattatactGCTTCTGTGAGTATTTATATAACCTTTCAAAAATGCAGCAGAACTGTTTCTTCTCTGAGAGCTTTAGGTTCACAAATAGGACATAAATTTTACTTCAACACATACAAAAGCTGGTATTTCCCTCCAGTGAACTTCTACAGAGATATCTGTAAACAGTTCTTTCACAGTGCCAGCACTACACATTaaaccaaggggaaaaaaaagtggaaaaaaaaaagtacctcaAACCCACAAGCCAAGAGGACATCCGGcaaaatttttttgttctttttgatgCACTAGATGGTGATTCATCTGGTGCCATTctagcaaaaccaaaaacaagaTTCTAAAAATTAGCAATATCAGGGCAAATACATAATTCTGCTGCAGTAAACAAAtggatttttctctgtttacGCTGAagatacatattaaaaaataccaCTAAATAACAGAGGAACCTAATTGttaacacatttattttaactCTCTAAAGAGAAGGTGTGTTACCTGATCTCAATGTTGCAAACTTTTTGGGAcacaatatttttatgaaagcCATTCGAAACCTCATATGACAGAGAGGGTAAAGAAATGGGTTCAAAGAGGAATTGATCCATAAAAGCCAAAAGGCTGCTTCATACAAGGAGTTATGAATGCACTTTCCTTGGCAGGCCCCACGAACAATCATTAATAAAGAGTATGGGGCCCAGCAAACAGCAAACACACAGACAATTATCGCAAGTGACTTCGCGATTTTTTTGTCCCGCTGCAGTTTTGACCCAGTCCTTGaatggaaagaaacagaaaagttctTTCTGAGAGCTGTAGGACTGGTTTCTGTTCTAGATGGACAGTTAGCCATCACTGCTGGTCTCCAAGACCTCGTTAGTGATGAAACACTGTCCTCTGCTTCCGAGGAAGGAGAAGATGCCCCTGACCTTGGCAAAGGGCAAAATCTCCAGGACAGGCTGCTGCTCCTTGGAGGCTCACAGTCCTGCACACTGCCTTGCCGCTGGCGCCTCTGGATGCTGTGGAAGATGTGCATATTGAAGTAGATCACCAGGAGCAGTGGCACAAAGAACTCCAGGGTAGATGCACACAGGAGGAAGTACCAGTTGTCAAAGAACTCGGCGTAGCACTGATCTGCTGCTACTGCACTGTATCCAGCCATGTGCTCCCAAAAGAGGATTGCTGGGCAATAGAGGAGAAAGGCTAAGACCCATATGGCCACCATCTTGATGGCAGGGTTGGAGGTTATTCCCCGCTGGGCTCTGTAAGATATCTATGAGAGAAAAGGACGTCACATATTCAGACAACATTTTGGAAAAACTGTCTCCAAGAAACCAGAAGCAAGTCAAATATGATATTTGTTCTGTAATTTCCCCAGACACCTAGAACATCTTCACTATGTACAGTCCTGAAAAAACTCTTAGTCTTGTTCTTCATGCACTGTAGCTCTGTGACTTATTTTAACACTTGGGATTGGAGAGGAGCAGAAATTATGATGGCTAAAGTACAATTTGACTTCAAGGTCTGAAAGGACATAGGTTGTTGCCACCGCTTAGTAAAGGAATTAGTAAGGAATTGGTTTATGATTCATTAGCCCAGGCTGAGCAGAGAgtgaaagcagctgtgggaaTTCCTTCCTGCACAGCAAAAGTAGAAGTTTCCTATATTAGATAGGTTGCCATGTGAGACTGCAAACACTAGATAACATCATTTTTAATACTGCTTCCTCCTGCCATAGCAGAAAAATCTATCCCACACATATgctttatttaaatattctattttaacatttgctttacctgttaaaAGCTCATTGCATTACTGAAAATCTTGATGCTTTTATGTTTACCTAGACAGCGTATCAAGAATTAAAATCATGACATTCAAAGTTAGGAAATACAGGAGTTAAAACCACCCTGTAGTAGCCCAGCCAGTATGTGCAATACATACTTCCATGTCTCAGTCCCCTGCATCTTTCAGAGCACAAGAAGATTAGTTAATGAAAAGCTGGACAATTTTATTTCCTCCATTCTGTTCAACATTTGACATCTCAGGCTTTCCTCAGAACTATTATCTTCCTCATCAGCTTCCTATGCCATTCATTAGCGTAGCACTTGCATGCTACACAAATATTAATGTACAGTATCTTCACAGCCTCATATGACACAAGGGGTATTGTCCCTATTTCACCAGCAAGTAATAGAGCAGTAGTGCACTGTTATACACATTATtgtagatattt
This window harbors:
- the LOC135414302 gene encoding histamine H3 receptor-like; the protein is MHNSTARTLHVAAACNETRPTQSPSSEFSLGVLVLLAFLMVLLCLVTILGNILVILAFILDRNLRHRSNYFFLNLAVSDFAVGVFCMPLYIPYALTGTWHLGQGLCKVWLVMDYLVCAASVFSIVLISYDRFLSVTKAISYRAQRGITSNPAIKMVAIWVLAFLLYCPAILFWEHMAGYSAVAADQCYAEFFDNWYFLLCASTLEFFVPLLLVIYFNMHIFHSIQRRQRQGSVQDCEPPRSSSLSWRFCPLPRSGASSPSSEAEDSVSSLTRSWRPAVMANCPSRTETSPTALRKNFSVSFHSRTGSKLQRDKKIAKSLAIIVCVFAVCWAPYSLLMIVRGACQGKCIHNSLYEAAFWLLWINSSLNPFLYPLCHMRFRMAFIKILCPKKFATLRSGNTPSL